The following nucleotide sequence is from Streptomyces sp. NBC_00239.
GCTTCTCGTGGGCATGGTCACGAGCTTCGCCTCCTTCCTGGGCGGCCAGGCCTTCATGGGCTCCCACGCCATCGGCCTCGACCACCCCGGCGCGCTGCGGGCCACCGTGGGCTGTGGCTTCTACCTCGCGCTGATGGCGCTGTTCGCGGCCGGCCTGACGGCGTTGCTGCGCAGCGGTGTTGCCGTGCTGAGCATCCTCATACCGTTCATCCTCATCGTGTCCTTCGTCGTCACGGACATGGCCGAGGGCGTCGCGCAGTACCTGCCCGACCGGGCCGGGCAGCTGGTGTTGCAGGAGGCGCCACAGGGCGCGCTCGGCCCCTGGGCAGGTCTCGGGGTGATGGCGCTCTGGGCGGCGGCCGCGGTGGTCGCTGGCTGGGCCGCGGTCCGACGCAGGGACGCCTGACGGGAGGCCAGCTGTCAGTGCCGCACGGTTTACTGACGGTATGACCACGGCACTGCATCTCGACACGATCGAACGGTTGCTGACGCGGGCCTTCCC
It contains:
- a CDS encoding ABC transporter permease gives rise to the protein MRATALAVRPVLHSEWIKIRSVRASLGSLMAILPVTVGIALLVSATVGQDEADNLGADPVSGAFYALNFGQIAAIAFGATALSAEFHNGALRTTLTAVPDRTRFYLSKMAVVGASALLVGMVTSFASFLGGQAFMGSHAIGLDHPGALRATVGCGFYLALMALFAAGLTALLRSGVAVLSILIPFILIVSFVVTDMAEGVAQYLPDRAGQLVLQEAPQGALGPWAGLGVMALWAAAAVVAGWAAVRRRDA